A single region of the Polymorphum gilvum SL003B-26A1 genome encodes:
- a CDS encoding YceD family protein, translating to MTDAGFPYSHRFDVAKLGNRSQSLVLAPTESQRARIAEAYGLEALPALTAELEIRPWRKAGVFVSGRLRARVVQVCVVTLEPFEAGIDERLERAYLPDAGDGEPDEEGEIEIDLEAPEPPDLIEHGIIDLGALICEHLALTLDPFPRRPGAELESPEPDEEASEAERPSPFKVLEKLKRPNKD from the coding sequence ATGACTGACGCCGGTTTCCCCTACAGCCACCGTTTCGACGTCGCCAAGCTCGGCAATCGCAGCCAGTCCCTGGTGCTCGCGCCGACCGAGTCGCAGCGTGCCAGGATCGCCGAGGCCTACGGTCTCGAGGCCCTGCCGGCTCTGACCGCCGAACTGGAGATAAGGCCCTGGCGCAAGGCCGGGGTCTTCGTCAGCGGACGCTTGCGCGCGCGCGTCGTGCAGGTCTGCGTCGTCACGCTCGAACCGTTCGAGGCCGGGATCGACGAGAGGCTCGAACGTGCCTACCTGCCGGATGCCGGTGACGGCGAGCCCGACGAAGAGGGAGAGATCGAGATCGATCTGGAAGCGCCCGAACCTCCGGATCTAATCGAGCACGGGATCATCGACCTCGGCGCGCTGATCTGCGAGCATCTGGCACTGACGCTCGATCCGTTCCCGCGCCGGCCGGGGGCGGAACTCGAGTCCCCGGAGCCGGACGAGGAGGCCAGCGAGGCGGAGCGCCCGTCGCCGTTCAAGGTGCTGGAAAAGCTGAAGCGGCCGAACAAGGACTAG
- a CDS encoding sodium-translocating pyrophosphatase, giving the protein MTELVVVIVCGFLSIGYGVWAIQSVMTADAGSARMREIAGAIQEGAQAYLMRQYTTIAAVGVVVFFLAWWLLSGSAAIGFLIGAVLSGAAGFIGMMVSVRANVRTAQAASQSLAAGLGIAFKSGAITGLLVAGLALLGVSVYFAILTGAMGYSPSDRVVIDALVALGFGASLISIFARLGGGIFTKGADVGGDLVGKVEAGIPEDDPRNPATIADNVGDNVGDCAGMAADLFETYAVTVVATMVLASIFFVGDAASKLMLLPLVIGAACVVTSIVGTFFVKLGANNSIMGALYKGFVATAVLSAVALFLITWFWLGLGSQFTTSGGLTFTGASLFYCGIVGLVVTGLIIWVTEYYTGTGFRPVVSIAQASVSGHGTNVIQGLAVSLEATALPAIIIIGGILAAFNLAGLFGIAIAVTTMLALAGMVVALDAFGPVTDNAGGIAEMAGLPKEVRVTTDALDAVGNTTKAVTKGYAIGSAGLGALVLFAAYTEDLKFFAANATPGSYFDGVSVDFSLSNPYVVVGLLFGGLLPYLFGGMSMTAVGRAAGSVVEEVRRQFREKPGIMQGTEKPDYGRAVDMLTKAAIREMIVPSLLPVLSPIVAYFAIYAIAGKSEGFAAVGAMLLGVIVTGLFVAISMTAGGGAWDNAKKSFEDGFTDKDGVVHMKGSEAHKASVTGDTVGDPYKDTAGPAVNPMIKITNIVALLLLAVLAH; this is encoded by the coding sequence ATGACCGAGTTAGTTGTCGTAATCGTTTGCGGGTTCCTGTCCATCGGCTACGGGGTCTGGGCGATCCAGTCCGTCATGACGGCCGATGCAGGATCCGCCCGCATGCGCGAGATCGCGGGGGCGATCCAGGAAGGCGCGCAGGCGTATCTGATGCGCCAGTACACCACCATCGCCGCCGTCGGCGTCGTGGTCTTTTTCCTGGCCTGGTGGTTGCTGTCGGGCAGTGCCGCCATCGGTTTCCTGATCGGAGCCGTGCTGTCGGGGGCTGCCGGCTTCATCGGCATGATGGTCTCGGTCCGGGCCAACGTACGCACCGCCCAGGCGGCGAGCCAGAGCCTGGCGGCCGGTCTCGGCATTGCGTTTAAGTCGGGCGCTATCACCGGCCTTCTGGTCGCCGGCCTCGCGCTGCTCGGCGTCTCGGTCTATTTCGCCATTCTCACTGGAGCCATGGGCTACAGCCCGAGCGACCGCGTCGTCATCGACGCCCTCGTCGCGCTCGGATTCGGTGCGTCGCTGATCTCTATCTTCGCCCGTCTGGGCGGCGGCATCTTCACCAAGGGGGCCGACGTCGGCGGTGACCTCGTCGGCAAGGTCGAGGCCGGCATTCCCGAGGACGATCCGCGCAACCCGGCGACCATCGCGGACAATGTCGGCGACAACGTCGGCGATTGTGCGGGCATGGCTGCCGACCTGTTCGAGACCTATGCCGTGACCGTCGTCGCCACCATGGTGCTGGCGTCGATCTTCTTCGTCGGCGATGCGGCATCCAAACTGATGCTGCTGCCGCTGGTGATCGGCGCTGCCTGTGTCGTGACCTCGATCGTCGGCACGTTCTTCGTCAAGCTTGGCGCGAACAACTCGATCATGGGCGCCCTCTACAAGGGCTTCGTGGCGACAGCGGTGCTGTCGGCAGTGGCGCTGTTCCTGATCACCTGGTTCTGGCTCGGCCTCGGATCGCAATTCACCACATCGGGCGGCCTGACCTTCACCGGAGCGAGCCTGTTCTACTGCGGCATCGTCGGGCTGGTCGTGACCGGGCTCATCATCTGGGTGACGGAATACTACACCGGCACGGGCTTCCGCCCGGTGGTCTCGATCGCCCAGGCCTCGGTTTCCGGCCACGGCACCAACGTCATTCAGGGCCTGGCCGTTTCGCTCGAGGCGACCGCCCTGCCGGCGATCATCATCATCGGCGGCATTCTGGCGGCCTTCAATCTGGCCGGCCTGTTCGGCATCGCCATCGCGGTGACAACGATGTTGGCGCTGGCAGGCATGGTCGTCGCGCTCGACGCCTTCGGCCCGGTCACCGACAATGCCGGCGGCATCGCCGAAATGGCCGGTCTGCCGAAGGAAGTGCGGGTGACCACCGACGCGCTCGACGCCGTCGGCAACACCACCAAGGCGGTGACCAAGGGCTATGCCATCGGCTCTGCGGGCCTCGGTGCGCTGGTGCTCTTCGCAGCCTACACGGAGGACCTCAAGTTCTTCGCGGCCAATGCCACGCCGGGTAGCTACTTCGACGGCGTTTCGGTCGACTTCTCGCTCTCCAACCCCTACGTGGTGGTCGGCCTCCTCTTCGGCGGCCTGCTGCCGTATCTGTTCGGCGGCATGTCCATGACCGCGGTCGGCCGTGCGGCCGGTTCGGTCGTGGAGGAAGTGCGCCGGCAGTTCCGCGAGAAGCCGGGTATCATGCAGGGTACGGAAAAGCCGGATTACGGTCGCGCCGTGGACATGCTGACCAAGGCCGCAATCCGCGAGATGATCGTGCCCTCGTTGTTGCCGGTGTTGTCGCCGATCGTGGCCTATTTCGCCATCTACGCGATCGCCGGAAAATCCGAGGGCTTCGCGGCGGTCGGCGCCATGCTGCTCGGTGTCATCGTCACCGGCCTCTTCGTGGCCATTTCCATGACCGCCGGCGGCGGTGCCTGGGACAACGCCAAGAAGAGCTTCGAGGACGGCTTCACCGACAAGGACGGCGTGGTCCACATGAAGGGCTCGGAGGCGCACAAGGCGTCGGTCACCGGCGACACGGTCGGCGATCCCTACAAGGACACCGCTGGCCCCGCCGTCAATCCGATGATCAAGATCACCAACATCGTCGCGCTGCTGCTGCTCGCGGTACTGGCGCACTGA
- a CDS encoding ubiquinol-cytochrome C chaperone family protein: MVFSLFRRRRPTSEYALYGAIVAQARQPGFYSPIGVPDTVDGRFDMIVLHAILVFRRLQGEGREVAEFAQKVFDLFFRDMDGSLREMGVSDVGVPRKVKKMAEAFYGRAAAYGTALDDGELGALAAAIDRNVFPEASSPAAARALAAYAMAVAQVLAQQPVEALRRGEVAWPDPIPHHPEQETHD; the protein is encoded by the coding sequence ATGGTTTTCAGCCTTTTCCGCCGCCGCCGGCCGACCTCCGAATACGCGCTGTACGGGGCGATCGTGGCTCAAGCGCGGCAGCCGGGATTCTATTCGCCCATCGGCGTGCCCGACACGGTCGACGGCCGGTTCGACATGATCGTGCTGCATGCCATCCTGGTGTTCCGCCGGCTGCAGGGCGAGGGCAGGGAGGTGGCCGAGTTCGCCCAGAAGGTGTTCGACCTGTTTTTCCGGGACATGGACGGGTCGCTGCGCGAGATGGGCGTTAGCGACGTCGGCGTGCCCAGGAAGGTGAAGAAGATGGCCGAGGCGTTTTACGGTCGCGCGGCCGCCTATGGCACGGCCCTGGACGACGGAGAGCTTGGCGCGCTCGCTGCCGCGATCGACCGCAACGTGTTTCCCGAGGCGTCCAGTCCCGCCGCCGCCCGGGCGTTGGCAGCCTATGCCATGGCCGTCGCCCAGGTGCTGGCGCAGCAGCCCGTCGAGGCGCTGAGGCGCGGCGAGGTGGCCTGGCCCGATCCGATCCCCCATCATCCGGAGCAGGAGACTCATGACTGA
- a CDS encoding outer membrane protein assembly factor BamE produces MKMKAHAVMVPVVLGLTLGGCFTQSYNHGHAISQDMLDQIQVGSSRENVELVLGSPSTTSNISGDAYYYISQVAQTTAFMGSKIVEQRVVAVYFDEEGYVRDIGHYGLQDGKVFDFIKRTTRTGGADYGFLTQILRGATRPGLGL; encoded by the coding sequence ATGAAGATGAAGGCACATGCGGTGATGGTCCCGGTCGTCCTCGGCCTGACGCTCGGCGGCTGCTTCACGCAAAGCTACAACCACGGCCACGCGATCTCGCAGGACATGCTCGACCAGATCCAGGTCGGCTCGAGCCGGGAGAACGTGGAACTGGTGCTCGGCTCGCCTTCGACGACCTCGAACATCAGCGGCGACGCCTACTACTACATCTCGCAGGTCGCGCAGACGACTGCCTTCATGGGTTCCAAGATCGTCGAGCAGCGGGTGGTAGCGGTCTATTTCGATGAGGAAGGCTACGTCCGCGACATCGGCCACTACGGCCTGCAGGACGGCAAGGTGTTCGACTTCATCAAGCGCACGACCCGCACCGGCGGCGCGGACTACGGCTTCCTGACCCAGATCCTGCGCGGCGCCACGCGGCCGGGCCTCGGCCTGTAG
- a CDS encoding MerR family transcriptional regulator: MSSLEKSPDAFRTISEVAEELDLPQHVLRFWETRFTQIKPLKRGGGRRYYRPDDVELLRGIRHLLYGEGYTIKGVQRILKDQGPRFVMQIWREDAMPVAVAHKLLEADAAPAPAARRPAVVEPQYQDHDPGSQDAPVQEPEALPRGVLAEGQTRAAAPAHGKGFRFIDRLRGEKAEQASEPGTLSKDDIRRLQATLFELLECKRLLDQAR; encoded by the coding sequence ATGAGCTCCCTGGAAAAAAGCCCCGACGCCTTCCGGACGATCAGCGAGGTTGCTGAGGAGCTCGACCTGCCGCAGCATGTTCTGCGGTTCTGGGAAACCCGGTTCACCCAGATCAAGCCGCTCAAGCGCGGCGGCGGCCGGCGCTACTACCGGCCTGACGACGTTGAGCTGCTGCGTGGCATCCGCCATCTGCTCTACGGCGAGGGCTACACCATCAAGGGCGTGCAGCGCATCCTGAAGGACCAGGGGCCGCGCTTCGTCATGCAGATCTGGCGCGAGGACGCCATGCCCGTCGCCGTCGCCCATAAGCTGCTGGAGGCGGACGCGGCGCCGGCACCCGCCGCACGCCGTCCGGCCGTTGTCGAGCCGCAGTACCAGGATCACGACCCCGGTTCGCAGGATGCTCCGGTCCAGGAGCCGGAAGCCTTGCCGAGGGGCGTTCTGGCCGAAGGCCAGACCCGCGCTGCGGCCCCGGCGCATGGAAAGGGCTTCCGGTTCATCGACCGTTTGAGGGGGGAAAAGGCGGAACAGGCGAGCGAGCCGGGCACCTTGTCGAAGGATGACATCCGCCGGCTGCAGGCGACGCTGTTCGAGCTGCTCGAGTGCAAGCGCCTGCTCGACCAGGCACGCTGA
- the plsX gene encoding phosphate acyltransferase PlsX — protein MAKPIHISLDVMGGDSGAEVVLPGAEIALLRHPDTRFLLFGHEKVVLPLLEKYPRVRDASTFHHCDVSVAMDAKPSQALKQGRWRSSMWRSIEAVKTGDADVAVSAGNTGALMAMSKFCLRTMANIERPAIAAIWPTTRGESVVLDVGATIGADAQQLIDFAILGGAMARALFGIEKPTVGLLNIGVEEVKGLEEVRTAGRLLKETPLRSFTYAGFVEGDDLGKGTVDVVVTEGFAGNIALKTAEGTAKQIGGYLRSAMQRTLMARLGYLLARSAFDRLREKMDPRKVNGGVFLGLNGIVIKSHGGTDAEGFASAIGLAYDMVRNELLHKIAQDLIHYHRGRFATPADQTEGES, from the coding sequence ATGGCGAAACCCATACATATCTCGCTGGACGTCATGGGCGGCGATTCGGGCGCCGAGGTCGTCCTTCCCGGCGCCGAAATCGCGCTGCTGCGCCATCCCGACACGCGCTTCCTCCTGTTCGGCCACGAAAAGGTGGTCCTGCCGCTGCTCGAGAAATATCCGCGCGTGCGCGATGCCTCGACCTTCCATCATTGCGACGTCTCCGTCGCCATGGATGCCAAGCCGAGCCAGGCGCTCAAACAGGGGCGCTGGCGCTCGAGCATGTGGCGGTCCATCGAGGCTGTGAAGACGGGCGACGCCGACGTCGCCGTGTCAGCCGGCAACACCGGCGCGCTGATGGCCATGTCCAAGTTCTGCCTGCGCACCATGGCCAATATCGAGCGCCCGGCGATCGCGGCGATCTGGCCGACGACGCGCGGCGAGTCCGTGGTGCTCGATGTCGGCGCGACCATCGGTGCGGATGCCCAGCAGCTGATCGATTTCGCCATTCTGGGCGGCGCCATGGCGCGTGCCCTGTTCGGTATCGAGAAGCCGACCGTCGGCCTGCTCAATATCGGCGTGGAGGAGGTCAAGGGCCTGGAGGAGGTGCGCACCGCCGGCCGGCTGCTCAAGGAGACGCCCCTGCGCTCCTTCACCTACGCGGGCTTCGTCGAGGGCGATGACCTCGGCAAGGGCACCGTCGACGTGGTCGTCACCGAGGGCTTCGCGGGCAACATCGCGCTCAAGACCGCGGAAGGCACCGCCAAGCAGATTGGCGGCTACCTGCGCTCGGCGATGCAGCGCACGCTCATGGCCCGGCTGGGCTATCTGCTCGCCAGGAGCGCCTTCGACCGGTTGCGCGAGAAGATGGACCCGCGCAAGGTCAACGGCGGCGTGTTTCTCGGGCTCAACGGCATCGTCATCAAGAGCCACGGCGGCACCGACGCGGAGGGCTTTGCCAGCGCCATCGGACTCGCCTACGACATGGTCCGCAACGAACTTCTGCACAAGATCGCCCAGGATCTGATCCACTATCATCGCGGGCGGTTCGCCACGCCTGCAGACCAAACCGAAGGTGAGTCGTGA
- the thiL gene encoding thiamine-phosphate kinase, which yields MVADRPHEFDLIARYFAPLATDPGCLALTDDAAALTPSPGTDLVLTKDMLAAGVHFFPGDPPDSIAAKALRVNLSDLAAKGARPRAYLLGLALQDDWTEDWLAAFSAGLAADQARFGLSLYGGDTIRSGAGLVVSVTAIGEVPAGRTVRRNGARPGDRIFVTGTIGDAALGLRLRLDPGLADRLGLAAQEREHLLRRYLWPEPRTALAAAILDHASASIDVSDGLAADAGHVCRESRVDGVIDVDLVPFSPAARGVRAQDPGLGLACLTGGDDYEILACVPPQACDGFVAAAADAGVAVSCIGEVAEGGGRLTFTQGGRPVQVSDGGGFRHF from the coding sequence ATGGTCGCCGACAGGCCGCATGAATTCGACCTGATCGCGCGCTATTTCGCGCCGCTTGCCACCGATCCGGGCTGTCTTGCCCTGACCGACGACGCAGCCGCGCTCACGCCGTCACCGGGCACCGATCTGGTCCTGACCAAGGACATGCTCGCCGCCGGGGTCCATTTCTTTCCGGGTGATCCGCCCGACAGCATCGCCGCCAAGGCGCTGCGGGTGAACCTGTCCGACCTTGCCGCAAAGGGCGCCCGGCCTCGGGCCTACCTGCTCGGACTGGCGCTGCAAGACGACTGGACCGAGGACTGGCTTGCGGCCTTTTCGGCCGGCCTTGCCGCCGACCAGGCGCGCTTCGGCCTGTCCCTCTATGGCGGAGACACGATCCGCTCGGGAGCAGGCCTTGTGGTGTCGGTCACCGCGATCGGCGAGGTGCCTGCCGGGCGGACGGTGCGGCGCAACGGCGCCAGGCCCGGAGACCGGATCTTCGTCACCGGCACGATCGGCGACGCGGCCCTCGGCCTGCGCCTGCGCTTGGATCCCGGGCTTGCCGACCGACTCGGACTTGCCGCGCAGGAGCGGGAACACCTGCTGCGCCGCTATCTGTGGCCCGAGCCGCGCACGGCACTTGCCGCCGCCATCCTCGATCACGCCAGCGCCTCGATCGACGTCTCCGACGGCCTTGCCGCCGATGCCGGTCACGTCTGCCGGGAATCCCGTGTCGACGGCGTCATCGACGTCGATCTCGTGCCGTTCTCGCCGGCCGCCCGCGGGGTGCGAGCGCAGGATCCCGGTCTCGGGCTCGCCTGCCTGACCGGCGGAGACGACTACGAGATCCTCGCCTGCGTTCCGCCGCAGGCCTGCGACGGATTTGTCGCCGCCGCGGCCGACGCCGGCGTTGCGGTCAGTTGCATCGGCGAGGTTGCCGAAGGTGGCGGTCGGCTGACGTTCACGCAGGGCGGACGGCCCGTCCAGGTTTCGGACGGGGGCGGCTTCCGTCACTTCTAG
- a CDS encoding beta-ketoacyl-ACP synthase III, which yields MSVIRSTVLGCGSYLPEKCLTNDDLARMVDTTDEWIVQRTGIRQRHIAADGEFTSHLAIKAAQRALRHAGVDAQDIDTIILATATPDNTFPATAVSVQADLGIYHGMAFDIHAVCSGFVYALATADAFMRCGQSKRALVIGAETFSRILDWNDRTTCVLFGDGAGAVVLEAREGSGTLGDRGVLTTHLRSDGRNKCKLYVDGGPSSTQTVGHLRMEGREVFKHAVGMITDVIEDAFAATGTSADDLDWFVPHQANKRIIDASAKKLGIAPEKVVTTVDLHGNTSAASIPLALDSAVRDGRVKTGDLVLLEAMGGGFTWGSALLRW from the coding sequence GTGAGCGTCATCCGTTCAACCGTTCTTGGCTGCGGCAGCTACCTCCCCGAAAAGTGCCTGACCAACGACGATCTCGCCCGGATGGTGGACACCACCGACGAATGGATCGTCCAGCGCACCGGCATCCGCCAGCGCCATATCGCGGCGGACGGCGAATTCACCTCCCACCTGGCGATCAAGGCGGCGCAGCGCGCGCTCCGGCACGCGGGGGTCGACGCCCAGGACATCGACACGATCATTCTGGCGACCGCCACGCCCGACAACACCTTTCCCGCCACGGCGGTGAGCGTGCAGGCCGACCTTGGCATCTACCACGGTATGGCCTTCGACATTCACGCCGTGTGCTCCGGGTTCGTCTATGCGCTGGCGACGGCCGACGCTTTCATGCGCTGCGGTCAGTCTAAGCGGGCACTGGTCATCGGTGCCGAGACCTTCTCGCGCATCCTCGACTGGAACGATCGGACCACCTGCGTCCTGTTCGGCGACGGGGCGGGGGCGGTCGTCCTGGAGGCTCGGGAAGGCAGCGGCACTCTCGGTGACCGAGGCGTGCTGACGACGCATTTGCGCTCCGACGGCCGCAACAAGTGCAAGCTGTACGTCGACGGCGGGCCGTCGTCGACCCAGACGGTCGGTCACCTGCGCATGGAGGGCCGCGAGGTGTTCAAGCACGCGGTCGGCATGATCACCGACGTGATCGAGGACGCCTTCGCCGCCACCGGCACGTCCGCCGACGACCTGGACTGGTTCGTTCCCCATCAGGCCAACAAGCGCATCATCGACGCCAGCGCCAAGAAGCTCGGCATCGCGCCGGAGAAGGTCGTCACCACCGTCGACCTGCACGGCAACACCTCCGCGGCCTCGATCCCGCTCGCGCTCGACAGCGCGGTGCGCGACGGGCGCGTCAAGACCGGCGACCTGGTTCTGCTCGAAGCCATGGGCGGTGGCTTCACCTGGGGCTCGGCGCTGCTGCGGTGGTGA
- a CDS encoding O-antigen ligase family protein, with translation MSTLIAGAGRPIPARQGLLVSAGSLGDAALWLAAFLGGFVIREPAPYELYMAGLLVVWLACGLKLRPQFGPLIVMMMLFIAGGIASVPFARDLPTAIIYMAVSAFLAATAIFYAAILAERPERTRVIERAYIASATLSALIGIVGYFHLLPGSDFFTLYGRARGTFEDPNVFGPFLVLPAVLLIQRLLGSPFARNLSALMLLPILVLGVFLSFSRGAWAMLAIAALVLYLLQLVSERRPAARLRLVLIGVAGVVAVAGLLAVALSIESVADMFQQRAKLVQDYDGARLGRFARYSLGFGMVMEHPLGLGPLEFNKYFPEDEHNVYLKAFTTYGWLGGTTYLFLVVWTLAAFVPVLFKARPWTPFARCVFAVLLAHMIMSAIIDTDHWRHFYMLYGLAWGLIAADRMSLANRSVDRHARQTLRPAIEPDKRGAVGQ, from the coding sequence TTGAGCACCCTGATCGCAGGCGCCGGTCGGCCGATCCCAGCCCGGCAGGGCCTGCTGGTCAGCGCCGGCAGCCTCGGCGACGCGGCGCTGTGGCTCGCCGCCTTCCTCGGCGGCTTCGTCATCCGCGAGCCGGCGCCCTACGAACTCTACATGGCCGGCCTGCTCGTCGTATGGCTCGCCTGCGGCCTGAAGCTGCGTCCGCAATTCGGCCCGCTGATCGTCATGATGATGCTGTTCATCGCCGGCGGCATCGCCTCGGTGCCCTTCGCCCGCGATCTGCCGACGGCGATCATCTACATGGCCGTCTCGGCCTTCCTGGCCGCCACCGCGATCTTCTATGCCGCGATCCTGGCGGAGCGGCCGGAGCGCACGCGCGTCATCGAAAGAGCCTATATCGCCAGCGCGACGCTGTCGGCGCTGATCGGCATCGTCGGTTATTTTCACCTGCTGCCGGGCAGCGACTTCTTCACCCTCTACGGCCGCGCGCGCGGCACCTTCGAGGATCCGAACGTGTTCGGCCCGTTCCTGGTGCTGCCGGCCGTGCTCCTGATCCAGCGCCTGCTCGGCAGCCCGTTCGCCCGCAACCTCTCGGCGCTGATGCTGCTGCCGATCCTGGTGCTCGGCGTGTTCCTCAGCTTCTCGCGCGGCGCCTGGGCGATGCTCGCCATCGCCGCACTCGTGCTTTACCTGTTGCAGCTGGTGAGCGAGCGCCGGCCTGCCGCCCGCCTGCGCCTGGTCCTGATCGGCGTCGCCGGCGTCGTCGCGGTCGCAGGGCTGCTGGCGGTCGCGCTGTCGATCGAAAGCGTCGCCGACATGTTCCAGCAGCGCGCCAAGCTGGTGCAGGACTACGACGGCGCCCGGCTCGGCCGCTTCGCCCGCTACTCGCTCGGCTTCGGCATGGTGATGGAACATCCGCTCGGCCTCGGCCCGCTGGAGTTCAACAAGTACTTCCCCGAGGACGAGCACAACGTCTACCTGAAGGCCTTCACCACCTACGGCTGGCTCGGCGGCACGACCTATCTGTTCCTGGTGGTGTGGACGCTCGCCGCCTTCGTGCCGGTACTGTTCAAGGCGCGCCCCTGGACGCCCTTCGCCCGCTGCGTCTTCGCCGTGCTGCTGGCGCACATGATCATGAGCGCGATCATCGACACCGACCACTGGCGCCATTTCTACATGCTTTACGGCCTTGCCTGGGGCCTGATCGCCGCCGACAGGATGAGTCTCGCCAACAGATCTGTGGACCGGCACGCACGGCAAACCTTGCGCCCGGCAATCGAACCGGATAAGAGGGGCGCAGTCGGGCAGTAG
- a CDS encoding MFS transporter: MSAVGGAGAEFVDNRLAKRNAVLLALAQALGGASASIVIATASLVGNSLLGADKSLATLPVSFMVLGTAIGTLPAGAIMRRYGRRAGFMGASAFGIAAALLSAYAVLDGNFPLFILGCAGTGFVGAFVQQFRFAAADTASETFKPKAISWVLAGGVLAGIVGPQTVIATKDLFAPILFAGTYLALAGLSLAALVVLFFLRVPPPARAASGAAIGRPLSVIVRQPVFIVAAACGVCSYALMSLVMTATPLAMIGCGLTQTDAALAIQWHVLAMFGPSFFTGSLIARYGAARIVIVGLALLAGCAVVALMGVEVMHFWVALVLLGLGWNFGFIGATAMLSRAYRPQERNTVQAFNDFLVFGFVAFASFSSGHLLHNFGWGTVNLLVFPVSAVCLALIGWLALYDRREGAP; this comes from the coding sequence ATGAGTGCAGTCGGCGGCGCCGGTGCGGAATTCGTGGACAACCGGCTTGCCAAACGCAACGCCGTGCTGCTGGCGCTTGCCCAGGCGCTCGGCGGCGCCTCGGCTTCGATCGTGATCGCGACGGCGTCGCTTGTCGGCAACAGCCTGCTCGGTGCCGACAAGTCGCTTGCGACGCTGCCGGTTTCCTTCATGGTCCTCGGCACCGCGATCGGCACCCTGCCGGCGGGTGCGATCATGCGCCGCTATGGCCGGCGCGCCGGTTTCATGGGCGCCTCCGCTTTCGGCATCGCCGCGGCCCTGCTTTCCGCCTACGCGGTCCTGGACGGCAATTTTCCCCTGTTCATCCTCGGCTGTGCCGGCACCGGCTTTGTCGGCGCTTTCGTTCAACAGTTCCGCTTCGCGGCGGCCGACACCGCGAGCGAGACATTCAAGCCCAAGGCGATCTCCTGGGTTCTTGCCGGCGGCGTGCTGGCCGGCATCGTCGGCCCGCAGACTGTGATCGCGACCAAGGACTTGTTCGCGCCGATCCTGTTCGCCGGCACGTATCTGGCGCTGGCAGGCCTGTCCCTTGCCGCGCTGGTGGTGCTGTTCTTCCTGCGCGTGCCGCCGCCGGCACGCGCCGCGTCCGGTGCGGCGATCGGCCGGCCGCTGTCGGTGATCGTGCGCCAGCCGGTATTCATCGTCGCGGCGGCGTGCGGCGTGTGTTCCTACGCGCTCATGAGCCTGGTGATGACGGCCACGCCACTGGCCATGATCGGCTGCGGCCTGACGCAGACCGATGCCGCGCTGGCGATCCAGTGGCACGTGCTGGCCATGTTCGGGCCGAGTTTCTTCACCGGATCGTTGATCGCCCGCTACGGCGCGGCGCGGATTGTGATCGTCGGCCTGGCCTTGCTTGCCGGCTGCGCGGTGGTCGCGTTGATGGGCGTCGAAGTCATGCACTTCTGGGTGGCACTCGTGCTGCTCGGCCTGGGCTGGAACTTCGGCTTCATCGGCGCGACGGCAATGCTGTCGCGCGCCTACCGGCCGCAGGAACGCAACACGGTCCAGGCGTTCAACGACTTCCTGGTCTTCGGCTTCGTCGCCTTCGCCTCGTTCTCATCCGGTCACCTCCTTCACAATTTCGGCTGGGGCACGGTCAATCTCCTCGTGTTCCCGGTCTCTGCCGTCTGTCTTGCGCTGATCGGCTGGCTCGCGCTGTACGACCGCCGGGAAGGCGCGCCCTAG
- a CDS encoding integration host factor subunit alpha, protein MGSRTITRADLCEAVYQKVGLSRTESSELVERVLSEISDCLVTGESVKLSSFGSFVVRSKGERIGRNPKTGEEVPISPRRVMVFKPSNILKQRINESLTSPDAD, encoded by the coding sequence ATGGGGAGCAGGACAATCACGCGGGCCGACCTCTGCGAGGCGGTCTATCAGAAGGTCGGACTGTCCCGCACCGAATCGTCCGAGCTGGTCGAACGGGTGCTGTCCGAGATCTCGGATTGTCTCGTCACCGGGGAATCGGTCAAGCTGTCCTCCTTCGGATCCTTCGTCGTCCGCTCCAAGGGCGAGCGCATCGGACGCAATCCCAAGACGGGCGAGGAAGTGCCGATCTCACCGCGCAGGGTCATGGTCTTCAAGCCGAGCAACATCCTCAAGCAGAGGATCAACGAGTCCCTGACGTCTCCCGATGCCGACTGA